CTTCCCAGTCTTCGGCGCCATtgccggtggcggtggcggtggcggtggcgtacttgtggtGGAGCGGTCTGGCAGAAGAGGGTTCTGGAGAGGGAGCAGATCGGAGTACCCGAAAGCAGCGGAAAAGGCACGCTCTGCTCCGGTGGAAGGAGGAATGGGGAGATGAAAGGGGTGGACCGATTTCAAATTTTAGAATTTGTTTTCTTTCGAAATGCAATTGTATTTTTGAAGTTTACATACGTAGCTTATTTTACACGCttatctttcttttcttttcaaacAGAAAGAACGCCTgcgaaccaacctatggttggatggttagagggactgtgaaatttcaagatgatattccGGCTCAGTCttccggaggtgctcataggggtagggtgtgcgtgtgtgcgttcatagggatgggtgtatgcgcgtgtatatgagcgcttgcatctgtactgtgttaaaaaaacagaaagaatgccatgcaaaaaaaaaaacagcggTAGCGGTGGTGTACTTGTGGTGGGGCTACGGAGCAATTTACATAGCCTATTTGAATTTTAGAATTTGTTTTTCAAATGCAACTGTATTTTCGACGTCTGCATAGCTTACTTTACATGTTTATAATAAGAAAGAACGGAAATGTAGGATGCATTTTTACACGTGAAGACAAACATTTGACGAATAATTACTGCGTGTGATTTAGGTGATTCTGCCATGGGTAAGTTTTTGTTTTACTCTCTCATATGAACCTAATTACATCAATTTTGTATCACGATATAATCGAGACAAAGAGACTCTGTGTGGCATGCTGTTTCATTTGCGATGCTCTGTTTCAGAGCAGGCCGAAGAATAAACAGACTCCAAAGCAGGAACGCAAACAGAAGCCTGCGACCGCCGCGTGCACCGTGCCAACAAGCTCGCCGGCAGAACGATGCACGGCGGCTCCTCCTCCACCACGGCGGCTACGGCCACGCCCGATGATGCACGATGGAGAGTTCGATTTGCTACGGATCTGGTGACCGCGCGCCGCGTCACGCTCGACGACGGCGAGCTATGGCTGCGCGGGGACGCCCTCCGGATCGTGCTGCTCGACGCAAGGGGACACGCGGTGGACGCTCGCTACCTTCGCCCTGGTGAGTGGATTGATATCGGCGATATTGTTGCATTTCCCTGCCACTTTGCTAGGGTTTGCGACAGAGCGCCGGCGATCGGCGGAAATTCCGGTGAGATCACGCCACCGCATGGCCCGCTGCATGGGCGGGCGGTACACGGGAGCGGCCGTGTCGATCGGGGCGCACACCGCCGAACACCACGTCTGACGGATGGGCCCGGGATCCTGGGGCGCGGACCGGTCCACCATGGCGCGGATGGTCGACACGTAGGCGAGAGTGGATCTGACCGCCATGGAAGCGGCGGAGTTAGGGTTTCTGGGGGCGCCGCGGGTATAAAACGCACGGCAGCCACCCCTTCCTCCATTTTGGATCTCGACGAGGGGCTCGCCCACTTCTGGAGCGCTCCGCCTCCCgtcagatctagggttcgtcccAATTTCGATTGGTGGGAAGGCAAAATCCATGGCGATTTGCGTTCCTTTGCCCAAGTAGTTGCATCTCGATCCCCCACCAACCCTTCTGCTAGAGCCAGAGAGAAACCACCGGATAGATTGCCTGCGAATCCTGTTGCTAGATCCAAAGAGAAGCCTCCTGCTGAGATGAGAGGGGATGGGTTTGGTGCGGGCCGCCAGGGGCGTGGCGCCGGGCGTTTCGACCGCGGTCGCGGCCGTGGATTCGATACTCACGTCTGGAAGCGCAAGACGGAGGCGGGGAGCTCCTCCACCACCAACGACAAGTGGGAAGAGGCGGCCGGCAACCTGCAGGAGAACCGAAACCGCCAATCCAGGTGGGATGGGGAGGGCGGTGACCTGCAGGACACTCAGGAGCCGGTTGCGGCCGGAGGGCAACAGGCAGCTCTTCCCCACCGTCAAGAGATCCGAGATGGGGACTCCAGAAGTGAAAAAGATCACCACACCGTCGACAAGAACAATCCGACTGCTGGTAACCGCGAGTACTCCTCCTCTGGTACTGTTGTTCCTCCTTGTGATGCTTGTCAGATCTGCCATTTGCTTGGGCACTTTACTGTTAGATGCCCTAAGGCGTTCTGTGAGAGATGCAAAAAGAGGGGTCATCTGTCTTTTGTCTGCAGTGAGTTCTTCCCCTGGGATCACACACCTGTGATGTGTGCGTTTCAAACTAAGGGTCAGGGTTTCTTTTACATCCCTGATTTTAGTGTGGATAGACAGAACAGGGATAATATTTTCAATATTGTTGTCACCATCACTGATGGCTCGGCTCTGACCAAGGATATTGAACACGAGCTGAGCGTGTATGTTGGTCAGGGGTGGCGCTGCTCTGCTAGATTCTTTGCTCCACAAAAATTTGTTATAAGAATGCCGAACCCTAGAGAGGTTGAGAGAGCTCTTTTTGTTGAACATATTAAGCTGAAAAAGTGTGGGGTTAGTGTTAAATTATCTCCCTGGTCTGAAGATATTGATTCTGAGGGACTGCTTGAAATTGCTTGGGTCAAGATTGGTAAAATTCCGCCTAACAAGAGATGTGATAAGACTATAGCTTATGTGGGAGCGTTAGTTGGGATTACTCTGGAAGTCGATATGTCAACTATAAATCGCCCTTCTTCTGTCAGAGCTAAGATTGGGTGTAGGTCGATAGCTCAGCTTCCTGCCACTGCTGAAGGAGTGCTGGCAGGACGCTTCTACAGGTTTACTTACGAGGTTGAGGAGGTTTTGGTCAAGAATCCTGGAAATGCAAAAGAGGAGGATCtcatccctgtggatggaaccaagGCTGATCAGACTCCTAAGAGGAAACGTACTGAACATGAGAGAGGGGTGCAGCAGCCTGAGTCTGCTGGACATGGCAATACTAGGGGCTCCTATCGTGGTGGCAAGGCCTGTCGCCTGCTATACGATGACAATGAGGGGTCTCCCTCTACTAAAAGTGATGGGGATGGCTCCCTGCTTATTGAAACAATGCAGAGAGAGATTGAGGAGAAGATGAGGGAAGGGGTGGTTGATTCCTCTCGCTGGATTGTTCCCAGGAATCCTGATATCATGGAGGATGCTGCGCAAGATATTCAGGTGAAAAAAGACACACATAACATATCTGTTACTCCTTGTCAGACTGTTTCTAATCCTTCTCAGATTGTGGAGGTCACTGGTGAGGTGGATCCTGGGATGAAGACTTCATGcagttattgttggggaacgtagcagaaattcaaaaaatttcctacgaatcaccaagatctatctatggagagaccagcaacgagtagaaaggagagtgcatctacatacccttgtagatcgctaagcggaagcgttcaagtgaacggggttgatggagtcgtactcgtcgtgattcagatcaccgataatcaagtgccgaacggacggcacctccgtgttcaacacacgtacagcccggtgacgtctcccacgccttgatccagcaaggagagagggagaggttgaggaagactccatccagcagcagcacaacggcgtggtggtgatggaggagcgtggcaatcctgcagggcttcgccaagcacctacgggagaggaggaggtgtcacgggagggagggaggcgccaagggctcaggtatggatgccctccctcccctccactatatataggggcaggggagaggggggaggcgcagccttgccccctcctccaaggaaggggtgcggctaagagggggggaggagtccatcctccccaaggcacctcgaaggtgccttccccccttaggactctcccctttttcctatatcttggcgcatgggcctctaggggctggtgcccttggcccatgtaggccaaggcgcaccccctacagcccatgtgacccctcggggcaggtggccccacccggtgggcccccgggacccttccggtggtcccggtacaataccgatgaccccgaaacttgtcccgatggccgaaacaggacttcctatatataaatctttacctccggaccattccggaactcctcgtgacgtccgggatctcatccgggactccgaacaacattcggtaaccacatacaagcttcctttataaccctagcgtcatcgaaccttaagtgtgtagaccctacgggttcgggagacatgcagacatgaccgagacgttctctggtcaataaccaacagcgggatctggatacccatgttggctcccacatgttacacgatgatctcatcggatgaaccacgatgtcaaggactcaatcgatcccgtatacaattccctttatctagcggtattttacttgcccgagattcgatcgtcggtataccgataccttgttcaatctcgttatcggcaagtcactttactcgttccgtaacacatcatcccgtgatcaactccttggtcacattgcgcatatgatgatgtcctaccgagtgggcccagagatacctctccgtttacacggagtgacaaatcccagtctcgatccgcataaaacaatagatactttcggagatacctgtagtgcacctttatagtcacccaattatgttgtgatgtttgatacacccaaagcactcctacggtatctaggagttacacgatctcatggtcaaaggaagagatacttgacattggcaaagctctagcaaacgaactacacgatctttgtgctatgcttaggattgggtcttgtccatcacatcattctcctaatgatgtgatcccgttatcaacgacatccaatgtccatagccaggaaaacatgactatctgttgatcacaacgagctagtcaactagaggctcactagggacatattgtggtctatgtattcacacgtgtattacgatttccggataatacagttatagcatgaataaaagacaattatcatgaacaaggaaatataataataacacttctattattgcctctagggcatatttccaacagtctcccacttgcactagagtcaataatctagttcacatcgccatgtgattaacactcacaggtcacatcgccatgtgactaatacccaagagtttactagagtcagtagtctagttcacatcactatgtgattaacactcaatgagttttatgtttgatcatgttgcttgtgagagaggttttagtcaacgggtctgaacctttcagatccgtgtgtgctttacaaatctctatgtcatctcctagatgcagctaccacgctctatttggaactattccaaacaactgttctacttggagctattctaaattattgctccattatatgtatccggtctctctactcagagctatccggataggtgtcaagcttgcatcatcgtaaccttaacgacgaactcttttaccacctccataatcgagaaaattccttagtccactagttaccaaggataactttgaccgctgtcctgtgatccattcatggatcactcttgtaccccttgactgactcatggcaaggcacacttcaggtgcggtacacagcatagcatactgaagagcctacgtcttaagcataggggacgaccttcatcctttctctctattctgccgtggtcgagctttaagtcttaacttcgtaccttacaactcatgcaagaactccttctttgactggtccatcttgaacaccttcaagatcatgtcaaggtatgtgctcatttgaaagtattattaagcattttgatttatccttatagatcttgatgctcaatgttcaagtagcttaatccaggctttctattgaaaacacctttcaaataaccctatatgctttctagaaattctacatcatctctgatcatcaatatgtcaacaacatatactcatcagaaattctatagtgctcccactcacttctttggaaatacaagtttctcataaactttgtacaaacccaaaatctttgatcatcatcaaagcatacattccaactccgagatgctcactccagtccttagaaggatcgctggagctagcataccttttagcatccttaggatcgacaaaacttttctgattgtattgcatacaacctttccttacgaaaactagtaaggaaacttgtcttgacatccatctgccatatttcataaatgcagctaatgctaacatgattccgacggacttaagcatcgctacggatgagaaaatctcatcgtagtcaactccttgaacttgtgaaaaaactcttcgccacaagtcgagcttcatagacggtgacattaccgtccacgtccgtcttcttcttaaagatccatttatctcaatggcttgccgatcatcgggcaagtccaccaaagtccatgctttgttctgatacatggatcctatctcggatttcatggcttctaaccatttgtcggaatttgggcccaccatcgcttctccgtagctcttaggttcattgttgtctagcaacatgaccttcaagacaggatcaccttaccactccgaagtagtacgtgtccttgtcgtcctatgaggttcggtagtgacttgatccgaagtttcatgatcaatatcataagcttccacttcaattggtgtaggtgccacaggaacaacttcctgtgccctgccacacactagttgaagagacggttcaataacctcatcaagtctccaccatcctcccactcaactctttcgagagaaacctttcctcgagaaaggacccgattcaagaaacaatccatattgctttaggatctgaattaggaggtatacccaactgttttgggtttcctatgaagatgcattttatccgctttgggttcgagcttatcaacctgaaactttttcacataagcgtcgtagccccaaacctttaagaaacgacaacttaggtttctccaaacggtgtcgtctcaacggaattatgtggtgccctatttaaagtgaatgtggttgtctctaatgcctaacccatgaacgatagtggtaattcgataagagacatcatggtacgcaccatatccaatagggtgcaactatgatgttcggacacaccatcacactatggtgttccaggcggtattaattgcgaaacaatttccacaatgtcttaattgtgtgccaaaactcgtaactcagatattcatctctgtgatcatatcatagacattttatcctcttgtcacaatgatcttctacttcactctgaaattatttgaaccattcaataattcagacttgtgtttcatcaagtaaatattctcaacatctaactcgaatcatctgtgaagtaagaacataacgatattcactgcatgcctcagcactcattggactgcacacatcaaaatgtgttacttccaacaagttgctatcttgttccatcttactgaaaacgaggcttttcagtcatcttgcccatgtggtatgatttgcatatctcaagtgattcaaaatcaagtgagtccaaacgatccatctgcatggagtttctacatgcgtatacaccaatagacatggttcgcatgtctcaaacttttctaaaacgagtgagtccaaagatccatcaacatggagcttcttcatgcgttttataccattatgacttacatggcagtgccacaagtaagtggtactatcattactatcttatatcttttggcatgaacatgtgtatcactacgatcgagattcaataaaccatttattttaggtgtaagaccattgaaggtattattcaaataaacagagtaaccattattctccttaaatgaataaccgtattgcgatagacataatccaatcatgtctaagctcaacgcaaacaccaatctcggtggtagagggagcgtgcgatgcttgatcacatcaaccttggaaacacttccaacacatatcgtcagctcacctttagctagtctccttttatttcgtagcttttatttcgagttactaacactttagcaaccgaaccggtatctaatacccttgtgctactaggagtactagtaaagtacacattaacataatgtatatccaatatacttctatcgaccttgccagccttctcatctaccaagtatctagggtaatcttgctccagtggttgttccccttattacagaagcacttagtctcgggtttgggttcaacctcgggtttcttcattggtgcagcagctgatttgccgtttcatgaagtatcccttctttcccttgcccttcttgaaactagtggtttcatcaaccatcaacaattgatgctccttcttgatttatactttcgcgatgtcaaacaacgcgaatacctcaaggatcatcatctctatccttgatatgttatagttcatcacgaagctctagcagcttggtggcaatgactttggggaaacatcactatctcatctggaagatcaactcccactcgattcaagtgattgttgtactcagacaatctgagcacaagctcaacgattgagcttttctcccttagtttgcaggctaagaaaatcgtcggaggtctcaaacctcttgacgtgggcacgagcctgaaatcctaatttcagccctcgaaacatctcatatgttccgcgacgtttcgaaaacgtctttggtgcctctacttaaaccatttaattgaactatcacgtagttatcaaaacgtgtatgtccgatgttcgcaacatcgacaaacaacattggggttcagcacactgagcggtgcattaaggacataagctttctactgatcgcataatcgctactatcaactttcaactatattttctctaggaacatatctaaacagtggaactaaagcgcgagcttacgacataatttgcaaaaggtcttttgactatgttcaggataattaagttcatcttatgaactcccacttagatagacatccctctggtcatctaagtgatcacatgatccgagtcaactaggccgtgtccgatcatcacgtgagacggactagttaacgtcggtgaacatcttcatgttgatcgtatctactatacgactcatgctcgacctttcggtctccgtgttccgaggccatgtctgcacatgctaggctcgtcaagttaaccctaagtgttttcgctgtgtaaaactgtcttacacccgttgtatgtgaacgtaagaatccatcacacccgatcatcacgtggtgcttagaagcgacgaactgtagcaacggtgcacagttaggggagaacacttcttgaaattttgtaagggatcatcttatttactaccgtcgtcctaagtaaacaagatgcataaacatgataaacatcacatgcaatcaaatagtgacatgatatggccaatatcattttgctccttttgatcttcatcttcgcggctccatgatcatcatcgtcaccggcatgacaccatgatctccatcatcatgatctccatcatcgtgtcttcatgaagttgtcacgccaacgactacttctacttctatggctaacgcgtttagcaataaagtaaagtagtttacatagcgttctttaatgacacgcaggtcatacaaaaaaataaagacaactcctatggctcctgccggttgtcatactcatcgacatgcaagtcgtgaatcctattacaagaacatgatcaatctcatacatcacatatcattcatcacatccttttggccatatcacatcacatagcataccctgcaaaaacaagttagacgtcctctaattgttgtttgcatgttttacgtggctgctatgggtttctagcaagaacgtttcttacctacgcaaaaccacaacgtgatatgccaattgctatttacccttcataaggacccttttcatcgaatccgttccgactaaagtgggagagactggcacccgctagccaccttatgcaccaagtgcatgtcaatcggtggaacctgtctcacgtaagagtacgtgtaaggtcggtccgggccgcttcatcccacaataccgccgaaaacaagattggactagtaacggtaagcatattgaacaacatcaacgcccacaactactttgtgttctactcgtgcaaagaatc
Above is a window of Triticum dicoccoides isolate Atlit2015 ecotype Zavitan chromosome 5B, WEW_v2.0, whole genome shotgun sequence DNA encoding:
- the LOC119305543 gene encoding uncharacterized protein LOC119305543, translated to MHGGSSSTTAATATPDDARWRVRFATDLVTARRVTLDDGELWLRGDALRIVLLDARGHAVDARYLRPGLQQGEDAKDHRSEAEMIRTGTMKLMKVCGAIKQPIQGA